From Synechococcus sp. A10-1-5-1, a single genomic window includes:
- a CDS encoding peptidylprolyl isomerase, which translates to MTKAVMETDAGTIELELFEADAPNTVANFVKLAKDGFYDGLAFHRVIPGFMAQGGCPNSREGARGMAGTGGPGYQIDCEINAQKHQAGTLAMAHAGKNTGGSQFYICHEAQPHLDGVHTVFGHTGNMDVVLALKNGSKISKVTIQG; encoded by the coding sequence GTGACCAAAGCCGTGATGGAGACCGACGCCGGCACGATCGAACTGGAGCTGTTCGAAGCCGACGCGCCCAACACCGTGGCCAACTTTGTGAAATTGGCCAAGGACGGCTTCTATGACGGCCTGGCCTTCCACCGTGTAATTCCAGGTTTCATGGCCCAGGGCGGCTGCCCCAACAGCCGTGAGGGTGCCCGTGGCATGGCCGGCACCGGCGGCCCTGGCTACCAGATCGATTGCGAAATCAACGCCCAGAAGCACCAGGCCGGAACGCTGGCCATGGCCCATGCAGGCAAGAACACCGGCGGCTCGCAGTTCTACATCTGCCACGAAGCACAACCCCACCTCGACGGAGTTCACACCGTCTTCGGCCACACCGGGAACATGGACGTGGTCTTGGCCCTGAAGAACGGGAGCAAGATCAGCAAGGTCACGATCCAAGGTTGA